In Planctomycetia bacterium, a genomic segment contains:
- the ndhC gene encoding NADH-quinone oxidoreductase subunit A yields MQDAAVPLLLFVLASTGLGLALLAVGKLLGPKRQSAVKQMPYESGMDPIHDTRRRFDIGFYLVAIVFLVFDVELLFLYPWAVASRAAAAPGVMSSQPLGIDGAVAAGWVDGRGLVFTEVMIFITLLAAGLLYVWKKGVFRWR; encoded by the coding sequence AGGACGCAGCGGTCCCACTTCTGCTCTTTGTTTTGGCTAGCACCGGCCTGGGGCTGGCCTTGCTAGCGGTAGGGAAGCTGCTCGGGCCCAAGCGGCAGTCGGCCGTCAAGCAGATGCCGTACGAAAGCGGCATGGATCCGATCCATGATACGCGGCGGCGGTTTGATATCGGCTTCTATCTTGTGGCGATCGTCTTTCTGGTCTTCGACGTGGAGTTGCTGTTCCTCTATCCCTGGGCGGTCGCCAGCCGAGCTGCCGCCGCGCCGGGAGTGATGAGCAGTCAGCCGCTGGGGATCGACGGGGCGGTGGCCGCGGGCTGGGTGGATGGTCGCGGTCTGGTCTTCACCGAAGTGATGATTTTCATCACACTCTTGGCCGCGGGCCTGCTCTATGTCTGGAAAAAAGGGGTGTTCCGATGGCGTTAG
- the nuoB gene encoding NADH-quinone oxidoreductase subunit NuoB — protein MALELPENVVVSKLDSLANWCRKNSLWPMPFATACCGIELMATGASKHDLARFGAEVFRFSPRQCDLMIVAGRVVMKMLPVLQRIWQQMHEPKWCISMGACASTGGVFDTYSVVQGIDRFIPVDMYIPGCPPRPEQLIQAIIDLQDMIQNEGTITGEEFELKSRQATKRALIELPVIQRPMHLLR, from the coding sequence ATGGCGTTAGAGCTCCCCGAAAACGTGGTGGTGAGCAAGCTCGACTCGCTGGCCAACTGGTGCCGGAAGAACAGCCTGTGGCCGATGCCCTTCGCCACGGCCTGCTGCGGCATCGAGTTGATGGCCACGGGGGCGAGCAAGCACGACTTGGCCCGGTTTGGCGCCGAGGTGTTTCGGTTTAGCCCTCGGCAGTGCGACTTGATGATCGTCGCTGGCCGCGTGGTGATGAAGATGTTGCCGGTGCTGCAACGCATCTGGCAGCAAATGCACGAGCCGAAGTGGTGCATCTCGATGGGCGCCTGCGCCTCGACCGGCGGCGTGTTCGACACCTATTCGGTGGTGCAGGGAATCGACCGCTTCATCCCCGTCGATATGTACATCCCTGGCTGCCCGCCGCGGCCGGAGCAACTGATTCAAGCCATCATCGACCTGCAAGACATGATTCAAAACGAAGGCACGATCACCGGCGAAGAGTTCGAACTGAAATCACGCCAAGCAACGAAGCGGGCGCTGATCGAACTGCCAGTGATCCAAAGGCCCATGCATTTGTTGAGATAG
- a CDS encoding NADH-quinone oxidoreductase subunit C, with translation MLKTTTLEAMLAAYPELAVSEFRGDTRVVASRGKLFETLQWFLCQRGFDLLVDITCVDYLNYRDAKDRFGLVYLLASTETNERITLRVYLNEPELNVPSVVPLWEGANWMEREVFDMFGIVFDGHPDLRRILMPDEFTAYPLRKDYPLQGRGERHNFPVLRRNQA, from the coding sequence ATGCTCAAAACTACCACGCTCGAAGCGATGTTAGCCGCGTATCCGGAGCTTGCCGTGAGCGAGTTTCGTGGTGATACGCGCGTTGTCGCGTCGCGTGGAAAGCTGTTTGAGACCTTGCAGTGGTTCTTGTGCCAGCGTGGGTTCGATTTGCTGGTCGATATCACCTGCGTCGATTACTTGAACTATCGCGACGCCAAGGATCGCTTCGGACTCGTGTACTTGCTGGCTTCGACCGAGACCAACGAGCGCATTACCCTTCGCGTGTATTTGAATGAACCGGAGTTGAACGTCCCCAGCGTCGTCCCACTTTGGGAAGGCGCCAACTGGATGGAACGCGAAGTCTTCGACATGTTCGGCATCGTGTTCGATGGGCATCCCGATTTGCGACGCATTTTGATGCCCGACGAGTTCACGGCTTACCCCTTGCGCAAGGACTACCCGTTGCAAGGACGCGGGGAGCGTCATAACTTCCCCGTGCTCCGACGCAATCAGGCATGA